One stretch of Leptospira mtsangambouensis DNA includes these proteins:
- the gyrB gene encoding DNA topoisomerase (ATP-hydrolyzing) subunit B, protein MSNQTDQNAYSASKIKILEGLEAVRKRPGMYIGTQDESGLHKMVYEVVDNSVDEAMAGHCTEIDVRILPDHIIEVRDNGRGIPTGIHPDKGKSTIEVVLTILHAGGKFENDAYKVSGGLHGVGVSVVNALSTYLEVEVHQDGKLHYQKYQAGVPVEDVKIIGDTTHRGTVVRFKADDTIFTTVDFSFDTLSARFREIAFLNKGLLIRIEDQRKDEIAKHEFKFDGGIVSFVEYITETKHPLHKVLHFVGEKENVWAEIALQYCDTYSENIFCFTNAINNNLGGTHLEGFRTALTRTLNDHLKKDQILFKKQPNGLQGDDIKEGLCAVISIKIPQPQFNSQTKEKLVNAEVKGLMQTITGEGLNRFFEENPAVIKKILEKCILASKAREAARRARDLTRRKTVLEGGGLPGKLADCSEKDPEHCELYLVEGDSAGGSAKQGRDRNTQAILPLKGKILNVEKARLDKILSNEEIRTLITVMGTGIGDDEFNVEKLRYKKIIIMTDADVDGSHIRTLLLTFFFRYMKPIIEQGSLFVAQPPLYLLKFGREAVYVYSDREKEEILRARPNDKVVIQRYKGLGEMNPEQLWDTTMDPKERVMLQVKLKDFVEAEDTFNILMGDEVSPRRRFIEANSYKVANLDL, encoded by the coding sequence ATGTCCAACCAAACCGATCAAAATGCCTATTCAGCCTCGAAAATCAAGATCCTAGAGGGTCTAGAAGCGGTCCGGAAACGCCCCGGAATGTATATCGGAACCCAAGATGAGTCCGGCCTACATAAGATGGTTTATGAGGTTGTGGATAACTCTGTGGACGAGGCAATGGCAGGCCATTGTACAGAAATTGATGTCCGCATTTTACCAGACCATATCATAGAAGTTCGGGATAATGGGCGTGGGATTCCGACTGGAATTCACCCGGATAAGGGTAAGTCCACAATTGAAGTGGTATTAACCATTTTACACGCTGGTGGTAAATTCGAAAACGATGCCTATAAAGTATCTGGTGGTTTGCACGGGGTAGGGGTTTCTGTCGTGAATGCCCTTTCCACTTATTTAGAAGTAGAAGTCCACCAAGATGGAAAACTACACTACCAAAAATACCAAGCAGGAGTTCCTGTTGAAGATGTAAAAATTATCGGTGATACAACACACCGCGGAACAGTTGTTCGTTTTAAAGCGGATGATACTATATTTACTACTGTTGATTTTTCTTTTGATACCCTTTCTGCAAGATTTAGAGAAATCGCATTCTTAAACAAAGGGCTTCTGATTCGGATTGAAGACCAAAGAAAAGACGAAATTGCAAAACATGAATTTAAATTTGATGGAGGGATTGTTTCTTTTGTAGAATATATAACGGAAACAAAACATCCTTTGCACAAAGTTCTGCACTTTGTCGGTGAAAAAGAAAATGTTTGGGCAGAAATTGCTCTCCAATACTGCGATACCTATAGCGAAAATATTTTTTGTTTTACCAATGCGATTAATAACAACTTAGGTGGAACTCACTTAGAAGGTTTTAGAACCGCTCTTACGAGAACTTTAAATGACCATTTAAAGAAAGACCAAATTCTTTTCAAAAAACAACCCAATGGATTACAAGGGGATGACATCAAAGAAGGTCTTTGTGCTGTTATCTCTATCAAAATCCCACAACCACAGTTCAACTCACAAACAAAAGAAAAGTTAGTGAACGCGGAAGTAAAAGGTCTTATGCAAACAATTACAGGTGAGGGTCTCAATCGATTCTTTGAAGAAAACCCTGCTGTGATCAAAAAGATTTTAGAAAAATGTATCTTAGCTTCGAAAGCAAGAGAAGCAGCAAGACGTGCTCGTGATTTGACAAGACGTAAAACTGTTTTAGAAGGTGGTGGCCTTCCCGGAAAACTAGCCGACTGTTCTGAAAAAGATCCTGAACATTGCGAATTGTATCTTGTCGAGGGAGACTCGGCGGGTGGATCAGCAAAACAAGGAAGAGATAGAAATACCCAAGCCATCCTTCCACTCAAAGGTAAAATTCTAAACGTTGAAAAAGCACGATTGGATAAAATTTTATCTAATGAAGAAATTCGCACTTTAATCACAGTTATGGGAACAGGAATTGGAGATGATGAATTCAATGTGGAAAAACTTCGTTATAAAAAAATCATCATTATGACAGATGCGGATGTGGATGGTTCTCATATTCGAACACTTTTACTTACTTTTTTCTTCCGGTATATGAAACCAATCATCGAACAAGGATCTTTGTTTGTGGCACAACCTCCATTGTATCTTTTGAAGTTTGGAAGAGAAGCTGTCTATGTTTACTCTGACAGGGAAAAGGAAGAAATTCTTAGAGCAAGACCCAATGACAAAGTTGTGATCCAGCGCTACAAGGGACTTGGAGAGATGAATCCAGAACAACTTTGGGACACCACAATGGATCCAAAAGAACGTGTTATGTTACAAGTAAAGTTAAAAGACTTTGTGGAAGCAGAAGATACATTTAATATTCTTATGGGTGATGAAGTATCTCCACGTCGTCGTTTCATCGAAGCGAATTCTTACAAAGTTGCAAATTTAGATCTTTAA
- the gyrA gene encoding DNA gyrase subunit A, translated as MTEQNGQENESNKTLALNLSGRPDVAGALKSGVRVIPVEIEDQMKEAYLDYAMSVIVGRALPDVRDGLKPVHRRILHAMNERAWRSDRPYVKSAKIVGEVIGNYHPHGDSAVYETMVRMAQTFSMRETLIDGQGNFGSVDGDNAAAYRYTEAKLTKLAEELLKDIEKNTVSFSPNFDDTRQQPDVLPANFPNILVNGSTGIAVGMATNIPPHNLKESVNAVIALIQNPDITLPELMKILPGPDFPTGGTIIGGEGLYQAYATGKGSIRIRSKVDIIENNKGREIIVINEIPYQVNKKNLLEKIGELVNEKIIEGISEILDLSDRKGIRVEIHVKKDANAQVILNQLFKLTQLQVSYGITMLAILNNRPKIFSLKEILKSYADHRNEVVVKRTEFDLDKAQKRAHILEGLRIALDNIDEVIRIIRASKDVKEAQSSLMATFSLSEIQADAILEMRLQRLTSLEVQKIIEELEQVRLLIADLEDILAKPERVKSIICDELGKVSQSFGNNRTTEISLESLESSTFNAEDLIADEEVVVQLSEDMFIKRLPMDTFRRQKRGGKGVQGISTKREDFVKKLSSAMTHDNLMLFSNKGRAFLMKVYELPIGSKEARGKSLKAVINLNDDEIITSLFTFRNFDESYLLMVTRDGFVKKIQLDEFTNTKKSGIIAIGLRDGDELIDVIANPSNYDVFIGSKNGLAIRMNLNELRSQGRTASGVTAMKLEDDDAIAGITKVEPGTNLFCVSENGFGKRTDFEEFSTKGRGGKGMTYLKIGEKNGRAVGVSSVREEDELLVITQSGMAIRVEVKTISMVGRSAMGVKVVNTKDEDFVKDFAVVRDTETDSE; from the coding sequence ATGACCGAACAAAACGGCCAAGAAAACGAATCAAACAAAACCTTAGCACTGAATCTTTCCGGTAGACCAGACGTAGCCGGCGCTCTTAAATCTGGTGTGCGGGTCATTCCGGTGGAAATTGAAGACCAAATGAAGGAAGCTTACCTTGATTATGCGATGAGTGTAATTGTAGGTCGAGCCCTTCCTGATGTTAGGGATGGATTAAAGCCAGTTCATAGACGTATTCTCCATGCGATGAATGAAAGAGCCTGGAGATCAGATCGTCCTTATGTAAAATCAGCGAAAATTGTTGGGGAAGTGATTGGTAACTACCATCCACATGGTGACTCAGCAGTTTATGAAACAATGGTTCGTATGGCACAAACTTTTTCCATGCGAGAAACTTTGATCGATGGGCAAGGAAACTTTGGATCTGTCGACGGTGATAATGCTGCGGCATATCGTTATACAGAAGCTAAACTTACGAAACTTGCGGAAGAACTTCTTAAAGACATCGAAAAAAATACTGTAAGTTTTTCACCAAACTTTGATGATACGAGACAACAGCCTGATGTTTTACCAGCAAATTTTCCAAATATTTTAGTAAACGGTTCAACAGGAATTGCTGTAGGTATGGCAACGAATATTCCACCGCATAACTTAAAAGAATCGGTAAATGCTGTCATTGCTCTCATTCAAAACCCAGACATCACACTGCCGGAACTAATGAAAATTCTTCCGGGACCAGATTTTCCAACAGGTGGAACTATTATCGGAGGGGAAGGTTTATACCAAGCTTATGCCACAGGAAAAGGTTCCATTCGCATTCGGTCCAAAGTTGATATCATCGAAAACAACAAGGGTCGTGAGATCATTGTCATTAATGAAATTCCATACCAAGTAAACAAAAAGAACTTACTCGAAAAAATCGGGGAACTTGTGAATGAGAAAATCATAGAAGGTATCTCTGAAATTTTAGATCTTTCCGATAGAAAGGGAATTCGAGTTGAGATTCATGTTAAAAAAGATGCAAACGCTCAGGTCATTCTAAATCAACTTTTCAAACTCACACAACTACAAGTGAGTTATGGAATTACAATGCTTGCGATTTTAAACAATCGCCCAAAAATCTTTTCACTAAAAGAAATTCTAAAATCCTATGCAGATCATAGAAATGAAGTCGTTGTCAAACGTACGGAATTTGATTTAGATAAAGCGCAAAAAAGAGCTCATATCTTAGAAGGATTACGCATTGCTCTTGATAATATCGATGAAGTGATTCGTATCATACGTGCTTCCAAAGATGTAAAAGAAGCACAAAGTTCCCTCATGGCAACTTTCTCCCTTTCTGAAATCCAAGCAGATGCGATTTTGGAAATGCGTTTGCAACGTTTAACTTCTTTAGAAGTGCAAAAGATCATTGAAGAATTGGAACAAGTTCGACTTCTCATTGCTGACCTAGAGGACATTCTTGCCAAACCAGAACGAGTGAAATCTATCATTTGTGACGAGCTTGGAAAAGTTTCTCAATCTTTTGGGAATAATCGCACAACAGAGATTAGTTTAGAATCTTTGGAATCTTCTACTTTTAATGCAGAAGATTTGATTGCAGATGAAGAAGTAGTGGTTCAGTTATCAGAAGATATGTTTATCAAACGTCTTCCTATGGATACTTTCCGTCGCCAAAAACGTGGTGGAAAGGGAGTCCAGGGAATCTCGACTAAAAGAGAAGACTTTGTTAAAAAACTAAGTAGTGCTATGACTCATGATAACTTAATGCTCTTTTCCAATAAAGGTAGAGCTTTCCTAATGAAAGTATATGAACTACCAATTGGATCAAAAGAAGCCAGAGGAAAATCATTAAAAGCCGTGATCAATTTGAATGATGATGAAATCATTACTTCGTTATTCACTTTCAGAAATTTTGATGAATCCTATTTGCTCATGGTGACAAGAGATGGGTTTGTGAAAAAGATCCAGTTGGATGAATTTACTAATACTAAAAAATCCGGAATCATTGCTATAGGACTTCGTGATGGTGATGAACTAATCGATGTAATTGCCAATCCAAGTAACTACGATGTATTTATTGGAAGTAAAAATGGACTCGCGATTCGAATGAATTTGAACGAACTTCGCTCGCAAGGTCGAACTGCTTCTGGTGTCACAGCAATGAAGTTGGAAGATGATGATGCCATTGCGGGAATTACAAAAGTAGAACCAGGAACGAATCTATTCTGTGTTTCCGAAAACGGATTTGGTAAACGCACTGACTTCGAAGAATTTTCTACCAAAGGTCGCGGTGGGAAGGGAATGACCTATTTAAAGATAGGCGAAAAGAATGGGCGGGCAGTAGGTGTCTCTTCCGTAAGAGAAGAGGACGAACTTCTTGTCATCACACAATCAGGGATGGCCATCCGAGTTGAAGTGAAAACCATTTCAATGGTTGGAAGATCTGCCATGGGAGTCAAAGTTGTTAATACCAAAGATGAAGACTTTGTGAAAGACTTTGCAGTTGTTAGAGATACAGAGACCGATTCGGAATAA
- a CDS encoding tRNA dihydrouridine synthase, whose amino-acid sequence MITIGGVTIKGDVVLSPMAGISDSPYRQITRRFGSAFAYTEFVSTEQLLMGNTKSLDMFRYLETERPVFFQIFGSDLETVVNASEIAASKKPDVIDLNMGCSVAKVSHHGSGAGLLRNVRLAGAMIEGIRKKTKLPVTAKIRLGWDSHSLNYLETVKVLEGSGVSAISVHGRTKAMAYTGKADWNAIGEIKSKANVPIFGNGDVASFSEAINKKKTYGVDLVLIGRKAIGNPWIFSEKPKEEVGWFEIKEVILEHLNLMLNFYPSEDDYALILFRKHFIRYIENTGFPEETKRELLSVTNVNQFIDRLESVEMDSKFLEASEIKNENINCETFVSLA is encoded by the coding sequence ATGATTACCATCGGGGGAGTAACAATCAAAGGTGATGTTGTTCTTTCTCCGATGGCTGGGATTTCAGACAGTCCTTACAGGCAAATTACTAGGCGTTTTGGTTCTGCCTTTGCCTATACGGAATTTGTTTCCACAGAACAACTGCTAATGGGAAATACAAAGTCGTTGGATATGTTTCGTTATTTAGAAACAGAACGACCCGTTTTTTTTCAAATTTTCGGCTCCGATTTAGAAACGGTTGTCAATGCCTCTGAAATTGCAGCTTCAAAAAAACCCGATGTCATTGATTTGAATATGGGATGTTCCGTGGCCAAAGTTTCCCACCACGGATCAGGAGCAGGGCTTTTACGCAATGTTCGTTTGGCAGGTGCTATGATCGAAGGAATACGCAAAAAAACAAAGCTTCCTGTTACTGCAAAGATTCGCCTTGGTTGGGATTCTCATTCCTTAAATTATTTAGAAACAGTCAAAGTATTAGAAGGATCGGGTGTATCGGCGATTTCTGTGCATGGAAGGACGAAGGCAATGGCCTATACTGGAAAAGCTGACTGGAATGCAATTGGTGAAATCAAATCCAAAGCAAATGTTCCCATTTTTGGAAATGGAGATGTGGCCAGTTTCTCAGAGGCAATAAATAAGAAAAAAACTTACGGTGTGGATCTTGTTCTCATCGGTCGCAAGGCAATTGGAAATCCCTGGATTTTTTCAGAAAAGCCAAAAGAAGAAGTTGGTTGGTTCGAAATCAAAGAAGTCATTTTGGAACATTTAAACCTAATGCTAAATTTTTATCCTTCCGAAGATGATTATGCTTTGATACTTTTTCGAAAGCATTTTATACGATATATAGAGAATACAGGATTCCCTGAAGAAACAAAAAGAGAACTTTTATCCGTTACAAACGTTAATCAATTTATAGATAGATTGGAGTCCGTAGAAATGGATTCCAAATTTTTGGAAGCAAGCGAAATAAAAAACGAGAATATCAACTGTGAAACGTTTGTTAGTCTCGCATAA
- a CDS encoding PilZ domain-containing protein has protein sequence MADSKQSIFSDSYSKYGGAKQKRKDARVKLDVPCTVELIKSKNSSVTGHLSDLGTGGLAFQTTAIFYEGDQVKIQFSLHQNPLEIIGTVHRTAGKTTSVIFQPLAAAEHKVVQEFIHKHYFDPKLKK, from the coding sequence ATGGCAGATTCAAAGCAGTCAATATTTTCTGATAGTTATAGTAAGTATGGCGGAGCAAAACAAAAACGTAAAGATGCACGTGTGAAGTTGGATGTACCTTGTACGGTAGAACTCATCAAATCAAAAAATTCAAGCGTTACTGGACATCTTTCTGATTTGGGAACAGGTGGACTTGCGTTCCAAACAACTGCAATCTTTTATGAAGGTGACCAAGTAAAAATTCAGTTTTCGCTTCACCAAAATCCGTTAGAAATTATTGGTACCGTACATCGAACAGCAGGTAAAACTACTTCGGTAATCTTTCAACCTTTGGCTGCGGCGGAACACAAGGTAGTGCAGGAGTTCATCCATAAACACTACTTTGATCCAAAATTAAAAAAGTAA
- a CDS encoding lipoprotein LipL21: MKKSLIVCASLIAFVVSCGSNDGGRRDATTVGKNGWIFEGWACAPDAAAAKRGESPAEYCKGKEKEYDYLYMKFSARASDKAIKANSVAMKQSTCREAARLQVAGDGLKKILGEYLEQASGVSDGQSTGSVIVSESKGIIKGVGVYDCCSLNNETGICANVGEPETWEECQCVGYLRYAGGQKALEAKATAAQ, from the coding sequence ATGAAGAAATCGCTTATCGTATGTGCCTCTCTAATCGCATTTGTTGTATCTTGCGGATCCAATGATGGAGGCAGAAGAGACGCTACGACCGTAGGTAAAAATGGTTGGATTTTTGAAGGTTGGGCTTGTGCACCTGATGCCGCTGCTGCAAAACGTGGTGAGAGCCCTGCTGAATATTGCAAAGGGAAAGAGAAAGAATACGATTATCTTTACATGAAATTTTCTGCACGTGCTTCTGACAAAGCTATCAAAGCTAACTCGGTTGCAATGAAACAATCCACTTGCCGCGAAGCAGCTCGTCTTCAAGTTGCTGGTGATGGTTTGAAAAAAATCTTAGGTGAATACTTAGAACAAGCTTCTGGTGTATCTGATGGTCAATCCACAGGTTCCGTAATTGTTTCTGAATCAAAAGGTATCATCAAAGGTGTTGGGGTTTATGACTGCTGCTCACTTAACAATGAAACAGGAATTTGCGCAAATGTTGGCGAACCTGAAACTTGGGAAGAATGTCAGTGTGTTGGATACTTGCGTTATGCAGGTGGACAAAAAGCTCTTGAAGCAAAGGCAACTGCAGCTCAGTAA
- a CDS encoding LIC10012 family protein has protein sequence MSRRPLRIPYALILIFIAFFPEFIFGKEISILPAYISGEVPPVLGSRREAGFELSRLSRHYIKRNFFTEITDPKLVENYLNESEWNEENELKDQDLFSYCTEWDSHFVVQDQIDFGNPILVKTVIFNCKNQTRQTIQSKLISNFVLAYEKHNEKSFRFLPPRFYEKKNKIAPNYEINLLIDIHSSYAYYKKDVLKSLSSLYDQDGLFLGVTLIKKDKIVTIPPTKEHIEIKKLMEETGWQGNNQAESIVSALQGLKSKISTGKKESRKLFLLLSSAVKDKSGSIIMALNDLRHMEIEPVLLVPNHSELSTIRELQRIGKASNSRVVGITEYQKIGTSEGYEYLYLNQFNVYSSIEELPMPFNWNQNQIKKYDASLVRAAVDVVTPYNLYLAYEKISDKRVLEKEEIKTDLEYILRTESNTDQTEKDRFQTVLVESKGEAIWIQLPYDVVVTKGKEYLIQTTFVLDPLSTWGVKNAPAETNLLKINTTYPKTLMVKPSQAKKFLDINKIREFNGYLQGTVSVIKKK, from the coding sequence ATGTCTCGCCGCCCCCTCCGAATTCCCTATGCATTGATTTTGATTTTTATTGCGTTCTTCCCCGAATTTATTTTCGGGAAAGAAATTTCTATCCTGCCAGCTTACATTTCCGGAGAAGTACCACCTGTCCTTGGATCAAGACGAGAGGCAGGGTTTGAATTGTCCCGTCTTTCACGACACTATATCAAACGAAATTTTTTTACTGAAATTACAGATCCAAAACTTGTTGAAAATTATTTAAATGAATCCGAATGGAATGAAGAAAACGAACTTAAGGATCAGGATCTTTTCTCTTATTGTACTGAGTGGGATTCTCATTTTGTCGTCCAAGATCAGATTGATTTTGGAAATCCAATCCTTGTCAAAACGGTAATTTTTAACTGTAAAAACCAAACAAGACAAACCATCCAATCCAAACTCATATCAAACTTTGTTTTAGCGTATGAAAAACATAACGAAAAAAGTTTTCGATTTCTACCTCCTCGGTTTTATGAAAAGAAAAACAAAATTGCTCCCAATTATGAAATCAACCTATTGATAGACATTCATTCTTCTTATGCATATTACAAAAAAGATGTTTTAAAAAGTCTGTCTTCTTTGTATGATCAGGACGGGCTGTTCTTAGGTGTGACACTTATAAAGAAAGATAAAATTGTCACCATCCCACCAACAAAAGAACATATAGAAATTAAAAAATTGATGGAAGAAACGGGATGGCAAGGAAACAACCAAGCTGAGTCCATTGTATCCGCCTTACAAGGTTTAAAGTCGAAAATTTCTACTGGGAAAAAAGAATCAAGAAAACTGTTTTTGCTTCTTTCTTCTGCAGTGAAGGACAAATCCGGTTCAATCATCATGGCATTGAATGATCTACGACATATGGAAATTGAACCAGTTCTATTAGTTCCCAACCATTCTGAACTAAGTACAATTCGAGAATTACAAAGAATTGGCAAAGCAAGTAACAGTCGTGTTGTTGGAATCACCGAATACCAAAAAATCGGAACTTCCGAAGGATATGAATATCTCTATTTAAACCAATTCAATGTGTATTCCTCTATTGAAGAATTACCAATGCCTTTTAATTGGAATCAAAACCAAATCAAAAAATATGATGCTTCTTTGGTTCGTGCGGCAGTCGATGTGGTCACACCTTACAATCTGTATCTGGCGTATGAAAAAATTTCCGACAAACGGGTTTTGGAAAAAGAAGAAATTAAAACCGATTTAGAATACATTCTGCGAACAGAATCCAATACAGACCAAACTGAAAAGGATAGATTCCAGACGGTTCTTGTTGAATCAAAAGGAGAAGCCATTTGGATTCAGCTGCCTTATGACGTGGTGGTAACAAAAGGAAAAGAGTATTTAATCCAAACGACTTTTGTTTTGGATCCTCTATCCACATGGGGAGTGAAAAATGCTCCTGCCGAAACCAACTTGTTAAAAATAAATACTACCTATCCAAAGACACTGATGGTGAAACCATCGCAGGCGAAAAAGTTTTTGGATATAAACAAAATTAGAGAATTTAACGGTTACTTGCAAGGGACAGTGAGTGTCATCAAAAAGAAGTAA
- a CDS encoding helix-turn-helix domain-containing protein — MSSKRSKQTSEWIFSGSDIQKIRNQWIETSNSNLPMLIIGERGVGKSFWIQRSLEQRNISSSNVVSFDFSYPFAFAESLEKIKSSRQMVTILMDRITKAKPEEVLLLQQWWKSEKYEEKSKVYLYWEIHSEELEILTQKNVYADFYDQLKSFRFELPNLKKRISELPLFVSQFLEEANTELGKKISGMEEEFFVFFKNKTFTTNLSELRDIIFALVGFSSGKQLHWKQIPSHFFENQLTELDVRPGISLESYEKEIIKANLIYTKGNREKAAKLLGISERNLYRKLHEYQLEDLS; from the coding sequence GTGTCATCAAAAAGAAGTAAACAAACTTCAGAATGGATTTTTAGCGGATCCGATATCCAAAAGATTCGCAACCAATGGATAGAAACTTCAAATTCCAATTTACCAATGTTAATCATTGGAGAAAGGGGTGTAGGGAAAAGTTTTTGGATCCAAAGAAGTTTAGAACAAAGAAATATTTCTTCCAGTAATGTAGTAAGTTTTGATTTTTCATATCCTTTTGCCTTTGCGGAGTCTTTAGAAAAAATCAAATCATCCAGACAGATGGTGACCATTCTGATGGATCGCATCACAAAGGCAAAACCGGAAGAAGTATTATTATTACAACAATGGTGGAAGTCAGAAAAATATGAAGAAAAATCAAAAGTATATTTGTATTGGGAAATTCATTCAGAAGAACTCGAAATTCTAACTCAAAAGAATGTGTATGCAGATTTTTATGACCAGTTAAAATCCTTTCGGTTTGAACTTCCGAATTTGAAAAAACGAATTTCGGAATTGCCCTTATTTGTTTCTCAGTTTTTAGAAGAGGCAAATACAGAACTCGGTAAAAAAATTTCCGGTATGGAGGAAGAGTTTTTTGTTTTTTTTAAAAACAAAACGTTCACCACAAATCTTTCTGAATTGCGAGATATAATTTTTGCACTGGTTGGTTTTTCATCCGGCAAACAATTACATTGGAAGCAGATCCCATCGCATTTTTTTGAAAACCAACTTACAGAATTAGATGTGAGACCTGGAATTAGTTTGGAAAGTTATGAAAAGGAAATCATCAAAGCCAATTTGATTTATACGAAAGGAAATCGAGAAAAAGCTGCCAAATTACTTGGAATCTCTGAAAGGAATTTGTATCGCAAATTACATGAATATCAATTGGAAGATCTTTCTTGA
- the holA gene encoding DNA polymerase III subunit delta, whose product METKKSQAREFSSLFQLFKTQTSNLPQFFAYTGEDSYEFELIIDHYKEALSKSSGPYEIILIVSESGEQAKLFAELFTPDMFYPRKLIIVKQAAALFKPILDTKATQEWKDFASGFRKNITAVSDEIFLIVHYDGKDIPQSLVQLFQGTLNYYKTKFLYPSDYPKVFKEVCDQEQVHFEPNAADEFIHRIPANVGAYLKSVKKLKQYLHRSKFTIEDVNSVLFSQNELNTNVLVETLVQKRKVDFFKEFTKFNDQNSEILSFLTRLSYKLDEIRKIKVIRARHNGEVPIPIMDELLKTGSYSDARKNFVRRQLVSDSALFTDKTLDLFYDQVIEMNIKFKSGLRDEVGRNYFLQKIMHLFSLLQERSSN is encoded by the coding sequence ATGGAAACAAAAAAATCGCAAGCGAGAGAATTTAGCTCTCTTTTCCAATTATTCAAAACCCAGACCAGCAATCTCCCGCAATTTTTTGCCTATACAGGGGAAGATTCTTATGAATTTGAACTCATCATCGATCATTACAAAGAGGCCCTTTCGAAATCTTCGGGCCCTTATGAAATCATTCTCATTGTATCTGAATCCGGAGAACAGGCAAAACTTTTTGCGGAGCTCTTTACTCCAGATATGTTTTACCCAAGAAAACTCATCATTGTCAAACAAGCTGCTGCACTATTTAAACCCATACTTGATACAAAGGCGACACAAGAATGGAAAGATTTTGCTTCTGGATTTCGTAAAAACATAACCGCAGTTTCTGATGAAATTTTTCTCATTGTCCATTACGATGGAAAAGACATCCCACAAAGTTTGGTCCAACTCTTTCAAGGAACCTTAAACTATTACAAAACTAAGTTTTTATATCCGAGTGATTATCCCAAAGTATTCAAAGAAGTCTGTGACCAAGAACAAGTGCATTTTGAACCCAATGCTGCCGATGAATTCATCCATCGAATTCCTGCAAACGTAGGTGCTTATCTTAAAAGCGTAAAAAAACTCAAACAATACTTACATCGTTCCAAGTTTACCATCGAAGATGTGAATTCCGTTTTATTCAGTCAGAATGAACTAAATACCAATGTGCTTGTAGAAACATTAGTTCAAAAACGAAAGGTTGATTTTTTTAAAGAATTTACCAAGTTCAATGATCAAAACTCTGAGATCCTCAGTTTCTTAACAAGGCTCAGTTACAAACTAGATGAAATTCGCAAAATCAAAGTTATACGAGCAAGACACAACGGTGAAGTTCCTATCCCCATTATGGATGAACTTTTGAAAACAGGAAGTTATTCCGATGCGAGAAAAAATTTTGTAAGAAGGCAATTGGTTTCTGATTCCGCTTTATTTACAGATAAAACTTTAGATTTATTTTATGACCAAGTGATTGAAATGAATATCAAATTCAAATCAGGGCTTCGAGACGAAGTAGGTAGGAATTATTTTTTACAAAAAATTATGCATCTTTTTTCGTTACTTCAAGAAAGATCTTCCAATTGA
- a CDS encoding Maf family protein, which produces MFILKSTSPRRIQILTDLGFLFQVEPANIDESQKFKEPALQYLERMVHSKLGNNGNLNHLYLAADTIVVFQNEILHKPTDLEDSVRILKTLSGKKHSVFSGGGLQAGSNVDFFFEETIIEFKNWSEVEIRDYILRCQPFDKAGSYGIQDENGPVATKFGSYTNVMGFPLRSFLARSSVWLPFWEKSFKRKD; this is translated from the coding sequence TTGTTTATACTCAAATCGACATCACCAAGGCGAATCCAAATACTCACCGATTTAGGATTTTTGTTCCAGGTGGAACCAGCAAACATTGATGAGTCTCAAAAATTCAAAGAACCCGCACTCCAATACTTAGAACGAATGGTTCACTCGAAATTAGGCAACAATGGAAACCTAAACCATCTTTATTTGGCTGCTGATACCATTGTTGTATTTCAAAATGAAATTTTACACAAACCGACCGATCTGGAAGATTCCGTTCGGATCCTCAAAACACTCTCTGGAAAAAAACATTCCGTATTTTCGGGGGGCGGTTTGCAGGCTGGCTCGAATGTTGATTTTTTCTTCGAGGAGACAATCATCGAATTTAAAAATTGGAGTGAGGTGGAGATTCGAGATTATATTTTGCGATGCCAACCTTTCGATAAAGCAGGCTCATATGGAATCCAAGATGAAAATGGACCCGTAGCCACAAAGTTTGGATCGTATACGAATGTGATGGGATTTCCCCTCCGAAGTTTTTTAGCTCGTTCTTCGGTGTGGTTGCCTTTTTGGGAAAAGTCTTTTAAGCGTAAAGATTGA